A genomic segment from Azospirillum sp. TSH58 encodes:
- a CDS encoding helix-turn-helix domain-containing protein produces the protein MTPRDDTAMDIPPDEGPRESSPQESGPPADTGRWGRIPAWWLGHPAIDADGLAVLAALATYANARGECWPSQATLATALKRSRSTVNRILGQLAESGVIGRESRRSASGGRLSCLYRLRLVPGDGPIPAAAAACDRTGTPPVQPPGKDVAPADSPCAPVRQKQPESEQTPDSHASRGPAQAVPDGWMPDAGDRAWAESRFAGVDLDRHAEGFRLRCQAHGYRYRDAGAAWKAWLAQDAAAGKAPMIRPTGPATVTRPAASAPVPEQKLGAWMAAAAKLNAAHGPAPQARPQVWR, from the coding sequence ATGACACCCCGCGACGACACAGCCATGGACATTCCACCGGATGAGGGCCCGCGAGAATCCAGCCCACAAGAATCCGGCCCGCCCGCCGACACCGGGCGGTGGGGCCGGATTCCGGCCTGGTGGCTCGGCCACCCCGCCATCGACGCCGACGGTCTGGCCGTTCTGGCGGCACTGGCGACCTACGCCAACGCCCGCGGCGAATGCTGGCCGTCCCAGGCGACCCTCGCCACCGCGCTGAAGCGCAGCCGCAGCACGGTGAACCGCATCCTCGGCCAGCTCGCCGAATCCGGGGTGATCGGGAGGGAGTCCCGCCGCTCCGCCTCGGGCGGGCGCCTGTCCTGCCTGTACCGGCTGCGGCTGGTTCCCGGCGACGGACCGATTCCGGCGGCTGCGGCGGCGTGCGACCGGACCGGAACGCCCCCTGTGCAGCCGCCGGGCAAGGATGTCGCTCCCGCCGACTCCCCATGTGCACCGGTGCGACAGAAACAGCCGGAATCCGAACAGACTCCGGACTCGCACGCTTCGCGCGGGCCGGCGCAGGCCGTGCCGGACGGTTGGATGCCGGATGCCGGGGATCGCGCCTGGGCCGAAAGCCGCTTCGCCGGGGTGGATCTCGACCGCCATGCCGAAGGATTCCGGCTGCGCTGCCAAGCCCATGGCTATCGCTACCGCGATGCGGGGGCCGCCTGGAAAGCCTGGCTCGCGCAGGACGCCGCCGCCGGCAAAGCGCCGATGATCCGACCGACCGGCCCCGCGACCGTCACGAGGCCCGCAGCGTCCGCGCCCGTTCCCGAACAGAAACTCGGTGCTTGGATGGCCGCCGCGGCGAAGCTCAACGCCGCCCACGGTCCCGCCCCGCAAGCCCGCCCGCAAGTCTGGAGGTGA
- the alr gene encoding alanine racemase, whose product MTGTRTGRRGSTTAWADIDLHALGRNLERLRRSLPPGQAVFGVVKADAYGHGAGPVGRALQRFGIDGLVVADMGEGITLRRAGVTAPILVIDPPLSSQLRLPALHRLAATVTSAAEARALAIAANRAGRTVDVHVRVNTGFAGFGAPPADLTDLLAAVAAAPALRLEGLYTHLSGAYGPYEDGGLAELERFGGAVEAARAAGLLPPLVHALSSPALGRPLLTGAAARFGCTAVRCGAALFGIRMVDGESPLPLAPVMSLKARITRVTALEPGDVADYAAAGAAPRRTPVAVLPFGFADGHHLHRLTGRVLLIRGRPAPVLGRPFMSSLLADVTDIPGVQPGDEAVLIGRQGDHRITVEDIAARSGLRPSAVPLLGPRVVRRYRTSAAGEEQTE is encoded by the coding sequence ATGACGGGAACGCGGACGGGCCGGCGGGGCAGCACCACCGCCTGGGCGGACATCGATCTGCACGCCCTCGGCCGGAACCTGGAACGGCTGCGCCGCAGCCTTCCCCCCGGTCAGGCCGTCTTCGGCGTGGTGAAGGCGGACGCCTACGGCCACGGGGCCGGACCGGTCGGGCGGGCGCTCCAGCGGTTCGGGATCGACGGGCTGGTGGTCGCCGACATGGGCGAGGGCATCACCCTGCGGCGGGCCGGCGTCACCGCCCCCATCCTGGTCATCGACCCGCCGCTGTCCAGCCAGCTCCGGCTGCCCGCCCTGCACCGGCTGGCCGCCACCGTCACCAGCGCGGCGGAGGCGCGGGCGCTCGCCATCGCCGCCAACCGCGCCGGACGGACGGTCGACGTGCATGTCCGGGTGAACACCGGCTTCGCCGGCTTCGGGGCGCCGCCGGCGGACCTGACCGATCTGCTGGCCGCGGTCGCCGCCGCGCCGGCGCTGCGGCTGGAGGGACTCTACACCCACCTGTCCGGCGCCTATGGCCCCTATGAGGACGGCGGCTTGGCGGAGCTGGAGCGGTTCGGCGGGGCGGTCGAGGCGGCGCGGGCCGCCGGGCTGCTGCCGCCGCTGGTCCACGCGCTCAGCAGCCCGGCGCTCGGCCGGCCCCTGCTGACCGGGGCGGCGGCGCGCTTCGGCTGCACGGCGGTGCGCTGCGGGGCCGCCCTGTTCGGCATCCGCATGGTGGACGGGGAGTCGCCCCTCCCCCTCGCCCCGGTGATGAGCCTGAAGGCCCGCATCACCCGCGTGACGGCGCTGGAGCCGGGCGACGTCGCCGATTACGCCGCCGCCGGCGCCGCTCCCCGGCGCACGCCGGTGGCGGTGCTGCCCTTCGGCTTCGCCGACGGCCACCACCTGCACCGGCTGACCGGCAGGGTCCTGCTGATCCGGGGCCGCCCGGCGCCAGTGCTGGGGCGTCCCTTCATGAGCAGCCTGCTGGCCGACGTGACGGACATTCCGGGCGTCCAGCCGGGGGACGAGGCGGTCCTGATCGGGCGGCAGGGCGATCACCGGATCACCGTGGAGGACATCGCGGCACGGTCCGGGCTGCGCCCCAGCGCGGTCCCGCTCCTCGGGCCGCGGGTCGTCCGCCGCTACCGCACCAGCGCCGCGGGGGAGGAGCAGACGGAATGA
- a CDS encoding ABC transporter substrate binding protein, producing the protein MPRRWRVGYAESMPYGNYAATLAAILGELERMGWTGGLTGMPYRPGQTDTAALWSWLAAHAGSPVLEFVADAHATNLTPDAAAALARRLQDPGDIDLMIVMGTVAGVALATDAHRVPVLAFSCTNPIAAGIVASETDTGRDHVWAHLDPRRFQRQLSIFHKTFRFRRLGIAYDDSPTGRAIASLPDIEATAGRIGFTLVRRHVRAPIDHLDQYRYEVDLTAAWEALSREAEAVYITYGRWPLDRFTALARPFLKQRIPTFSQLGPEEVERGALMSIARADMAGIGHFGAATLARVMAGEPLRRLPQVYFDTPSIAWNAATAAAIGYRIPFPALLAADSLHGVL; encoded by the coding sequence GTGCCGCGGCGCTGGCGCGTCGGCTACGCCGAATCCATGCCCTACGGCAACTACGCCGCGACGCTCGCCGCCATCCTCGGCGAGTTGGAGCGGATGGGCTGGACCGGCGGGCTGACCGGCATGCCCTACCGTCCGGGCCAGACCGACACCGCCGCCCTGTGGTCCTGGCTGGCCGCCCACGCCGGCAGCCCGGTTCTGGAGTTCGTCGCCGACGCCCACGCCACCAATCTCACCCCCGACGCCGCCGCCGCGCTGGCGAGGCGTCTGCAGGATCCGGGCGACATCGACCTGATGATCGTCATGGGGACGGTGGCGGGCGTCGCCCTGGCGACCGACGCCCACCGGGTGCCGGTCCTCGCCTTTTCCTGCACCAACCCGATCGCCGCCGGGATCGTCGCCTCGGAAACCGACACCGGGCGCGACCATGTGTGGGCGCATCTCGACCCGCGGCGCTTCCAGCGCCAGCTGTCCATCTTCCACAAGACCTTCCGGTTCCGGCGGCTGGGCATCGCCTACGACGACAGCCCGACGGGACGGGCCATCGCCTCGCTGCCCGACATCGAGGCGACGGCCGGGCGGATCGGCTTCACGCTGGTGCGCCGGCACGTCCGCGCGCCGATCGACCATCTCGACCAGTACCGCTACGAGGTCGACCTGACCGCCGCCTGGGAGGCGCTGTCGCGCGAGGCGGAGGCCGTCTACATCACCTACGGGCGCTGGCCGCTGGACCGCTTCACCGCGCTGGCCCGGCCCTTCCTGAAGCAGCGCATCCCGACCTTCTCGCAGCTCGGCCCGGAGGAGGTGGAGCGCGGCGCGCTGATGAGCATCGCCCGCGCCGACATGGCGGGCATCGGCCATTTCGGCGCCGCCACCCTCGCCCGCGTCATGGCCGGCGAGCCGCTGCGCCGCCTGCCGCAGGTCTATTTCGACACGCCCTCCATCGCCTGGAACGCCGCGACGGCGGCGGCCATCGGCTACCGCATCCCCTTCCCGGCTCTGCTGGCGGCGGATTCACTGCACGGAGTGCTCTAG
- a CDS encoding DctP family TRAP transporter solute-binding subunit produces MKSRWTARLMAACTILALALAAAGVSAETVIKLAHPNRNDAFDNTAGAMAIVFKNHVEVATEKRVRVEIFPEGQMGRDGDAVKLVRQGTIQSAISSVGGVAPLYPMLAVIDLPFAYSSVANAYDVFDGPFGHRLAEEIRRKAGLAVLGFGDPGGLFTITNSKRPIRLPEDMKGLKIRTMDLETHRTMIGSLGGTPVNVAWSDLYNALGTGAVDGQMNPVPIVRFARFDEVQRHLTLSNHLFLPYVWVMNAKFLDDLAPSDRAAVLNGARLGVVASRGLSRLIESSDRGLPPLAQRMEVHTLTPREAEAFRKVTQPAVRQAIERRFGAEGVEMLAAFERAIREERTP; encoded by the coding sequence ATGAAAAGCAGATGGACGGCGCGGCTGATGGCCGCCTGCACAATACTGGCGCTGGCGCTCGCCGCCGCCGGGGTGTCCGCCGAGACGGTCATCAAGCTGGCCCACCCCAACCGCAACGACGCCTTCGACAACACCGCCGGGGCGATGGCCATCGTCTTCAAGAACCATGTGGAGGTGGCGACCGAGAAGCGCGTGCGGGTGGAGATCTTTCCCGAAGGCCAGATGGGCCGCGACGGCGACGCGGTGAAGCTGGTCCGCCAGGGGACCATCCAGTCGGCCATCTCCTCGGTCGGCGGCGTGGCCCCGCTCTACCCGATGCTGGCGGTCATCGACCTGCCCTTCGCCTACTCCTCCGTCGCCAACGCCTACGACGTCTTCGACGGCCCCTTCGGCCACCGGCTGGCCGAGGAGATCCGGCGCAAGGCGGGTCTCGCCGTGCTGGGCTTCGGCGATCCGGGCGGCCTGTTCACCATCACCAATTCCAAGCGCCCGATCCGCCTGCCCGAGGACATGAAGGGCCTGAAGATCCGCACCATGGATCTGGAGACGCACCGCACCATGATCGGCAGCCTGGGCGGCACGCCGGTCAACGTCGCCTGGTCGGACCTCTACAACGCGCTGGGCACCGGCGCGGTGGACGGCCAGATGAATCCGGTGCCGATCGTCCGCTTCGCCCGCTTCGACGAGGTGCAGCGCCACCTGACGCTGAGCAACCACCTGTTCCTCCCCTATGTCTGGGTGATGAACGCCAAGTTCCTGGACGACCTCGCCCCCAGCGACCGCGCGGCCGTGCTGAACGGCGCCCGGCTGGGCGTCGTCGCCAGCCGCGGCCTCAGCCGGCTGATCGAATCCTCGGACCGCGGCCTGCCGCCGCTGGCCCAGCGCATGGAGGTCCACACGCTGACCCCGCGCGAGGCGGAGGCGTTCCGCAAGGTCACCCAGCCCGCGGTGCGGCAGGCCATCGAGCGGCGGTTCGGCGCCGAGGGGGTGGAGATGCTGGCCGCCTTCGAACGGGCGATCCGCGAGGAGCGGACGCCGTAG
- a CDS encoding MFS transporter, whose amino-acid sequence MASPGAPHGRSGPLRAFLVSVLLVGVTLAFSLSINLGSFRQNYAGTLMAAFAVVGGKTAENIQDALGYGKPLDDFYGLEAILDQLAANLPWARGIGVAVADGRVVATARGRPVEPLPEATLRRARAELERRPHWFRHDPDRGAYVLYLPLRDPGDAEQGGERGGEQDRRTADAPAGFLVIQSDSATVDDRVEDFRDRTLPQLLWTGLGTVGFLGLTGLAMAFGLRRASEGRRVRLERLRRLLALGAMLAAQTAAAAECYTLISTAHLEAAEQATQIVARMIRNDVESVVRRGLDYGSLAGVDGYFERISAGMPTLRSIELAVPGATPPGQEARHTVSGVPFLSDMPDVTLRWPLAQDRGGETRELVAVVDGDRVAAQLGEFGLDMATILVTSLLFMFEMDRALGGRTRMARRSGDGRAGHGKAVDVRIGDFAGSIRFSAFLMYFGAFLPVSFVPLLMTSFGGQPFPFLSPSQVAAAPLTAEMLCGVAAALIAGRLTGRFGWRAVSLAGFAAAAAGMALAAVAAVAADPLLFVLARGLSGAGGMAGLIAANALIGRLRGVADSSALQPGLFAGMYAGVNCGAVSGALLSTTYGPVTVFAAGALIPVAGLLYTAFGIPRLPGAVSPDAHCAPAAVPTPCGTVHPRRRRIKVPLFLALISLPTAVAAMFLPFYLPLFIADLGLSSATVGRAYLLHGLCVVLAGPLLTRMAARRLPIPGVTLLSAAMIAGALALFGLQASLWTAFATVFAIGLAESFGLSAQIRHAELLAAREARRRDSVLALHVNTRKLGQAAGPLLFGTLAAAVPLGAGPEGVGLIGGLLAGSLFLFALLTWRRTVPSRTARRRREEGR is encoded by the coding sequence ATGGCCTCGCCCGGTGCCCCGCACGGCCGCTCCGGCCCCCTCCGCGCCTTCCTGGTGTCCGTGCTTCTGGTGGGTGTGACGCTGGCCTTCAGCCTGAGCATCAACCTCGGCTCCTTCCGCCAGAATTACGCGGGCACGCTGATGGCCGCCTTCGCGGTGGTCGGCGGCAAGACCGCGGAGAACATCCAGGACGCGCTGGGCTACGGCAAGCCGCTCGACGACTTCTACGGGCTGGAGGCGATCCTCGACCAGCTCGCCGCCAACCTGCCCTGGGCGCGGGGAATCGGGGTCGCGGTGGCGGACGGGCGCGTCGTCGCCACCGCCAGGGGGCGGCCCGTGGAGCCGCTGCCGGAGGCCACCCTGCGCCGCGCCCGCGCGGAACTGGAGCGGCGCCCCCACTGGTTCCGGCACGACCCCGACCGCGGCGCCTACGTCCTCTATCTGCCGCTCCGCGATCCCGGCGACGCGGAACAGGGAGGGGAGCGGGGCGGGGAGCAGGACCGACGGACGGCCGACGCTCCCGCCGGCTTTCTCGTCATCCAGTCCGACAGCGCCACGGTGGACGACCGCGTCGAGGATTTCCGTGACCGCACCCTGCCGCAGCTCCTGTGGACGGGGCTGGGGACGGTCGGCTTCCTCGGCCTGACCGGACTGGCGATGGCCTTCGGGCTGCGCCGCGCGTCGGAAGGCCGCCGGGTCCGGCTGGAACGCCTGCGCCGGCTGCTGGCGCTCGGCGCGATGCTGGCCGCCCAGACCGCGGCGGCGGCGGAATGCTACACGCTGATCTCCACCGCCCATCTGGAGGCCGCCGAACAGGCGACCCAGATCGTCGCCCGGATGATCCGCAACGACGTCGAGTCGGTGGTCCGGCGCGGGCTGGACTATGGGTCCCTGGCCGGGGTGGACGGCTATTTCGAGCGCATCAGCGCCGGCATGCCCACCCTCCGCTCCATCGAGCTGGCCGTGCCCGGCGCAACCCCGCCGGGCCAGGAGGCCCGCCACACCGTGAGCGGCGTTCCCTTCCTGTCGGACATGCCGGACGTGACGCTGCGCTGGCCGCTCGCCCAGGACCGCGGCGGCGAGACCCGCGAACTGGTCGCCGTGGTCGACGGCGACCGGGTGGCGGCGCAGCTGGGCGAGTTCGGGCTGGACATGGCGACCATCCTCGTCACCTCGCTGCTGTTCATGTTCGAGATGGACCGCGCGCTCGGCGGGCGGACGCGGATGGCCCGCCGTTCGGGCGACGGGCGGGCCGGACATGGCAAGGCCGTGGACGTCCGAATCGGCGACTTCGCCGGCTCCATCCGCTTCTCGGCCTTTCTGATGTATTTCGGCGCCTTTCTGCCGGTGTCCTTCGTGCCGCTGCTGATGACCAGCTTCGGCGGGCAACCCTTTCCCTTCCTGTCGCCGTCCCAGGTCGCCGCGGCGCCCTTGACGGCGGAGATGCTGTGCGGAGTCGCCGCGGCGCTGATCGCCGGACGGCTGACCGGACGGTTCGGCTGGCGGGCGGTCTCGCTGGCCGGCTTCGCGGCGGCGGCGGCGGGCATGGCGCTGGCCGCCGTGGCGGCGGTGGCCGCCGACCCGCTGCTGTTCGTCCTGGCCCGCGGGCTGAGCGGGGCGGGCGGCATGGCCGGGCTGATCGCCGCGAACGCCCTGATCGGGCGGCTGCGCGGGGTTGCCGACAGCTCCGCTCTGCAACCCGGCCTGTTCGCCGGCATGTACGCCGGGGTCAACTGCGGGGCGGTGTCGGGCGCCCTGCTCTCCACCACCTACGGGCCGGTGACGGTGTTCGCCGCCGGCGCGCTGATCCCGGTCGCCGGGCTGCTCTACACCGCCTTCGGCATCCCCCGCCTGCCCGGAGCCGTTTCGCCGGACGCGCACTGCGCACCCGCGGCGGTTCCCACGCCATGCGGGACGGTTCACCCACGGCGACGGCGCATTAAGGTGCCGCTGTTCCTGGCGCTGATCTCTCTGCCCACCGCGGTGGCGGCGATGTTCCTGCCCTTCTATCTGCCGCTGTTCATCGCGGACCTCGGCCTGTCGTCGGCGACGGTGGGCCGTGCCTACCTGCTGCACGGCCTGTGCGTCGTGCTGGCCGGGCCGCTGCTGACCCGGATGGCGGCGCGGCGCCTGCCGATCCCGGGGGTGACCCTGCTGTCGGCGGCGATGATCGCCGGGGCGCTGGCCCTGTTCGGTCTCCAGGCGTCGCTGTGGACGGCCTTCGCCACGGTGTTCGCGATCGGTCTGGCGGAGAGCTTCGGCCTGTCCGCCCAGATCCGCCATGCCGAGCTTCTCGCGGCGCGCGAGGCCCGGCGGCGCGATTCCGTGCTGGCCCTGCACGTCAACACCCGCAAGCTCGGGCAGGCCGCCGGGCCGCTGCTGTTCGGCACGCTGGCCGCCGCCGTCCCGCTGGGCGCCGGACCGGAGGGGGTGGGCCTGATCGGCGGGCTGCTGGCCGGCAGCCTGTTCCTCTTCGCCCTGCTGACGTGGCGGCGGACCGTCCCGTCCCGCACGGCGCGCCGGCGGCGGGAGGAAGGGCGATGA
- a CDS encoding adenylate/guanylate cyclase domain-containing protein, with translation MSQTPYRIRLRVGIALAFLLTTVPLIAVMLSYLHHENSRTALEVASQSIARTTQTVTNDLNGLVSPVARVAEAMAGFGRIDRNGLRRIESLRYFSDALATLPQLASLYVGFAGDGAFFQMARLAPDGGRFGPATPPPGSALALRMQDSSSGRFADSYFYLRSWGQVTGVERTEATEDPRTAPWYVAAQKAGTAVMSDAFVLPATRRPVVTVSYRMATDDGVPIGTIGADVSLDRLAARLDALRIGPSGAVFVIDGNGRVICHNRSDLLVGGDGAAAALHTTASFPDPVVAEAVERRAGGAGDRFIAPLGPLGRDYIVEFATLTDGIGGGWTVGVAVEVDEFVGSIRRATYRIVVIGAGLLAVSVLLLLWLSHRLTRPMQDIVSETNRIRHFDLNGRFAVRTRVQEVAELAGAVEAMKGGLRRFGAYVPKALVRDIIVTGDGGELGGETRPLSILFSDIAGFTATSEAMPPQQVLDRLTTYFERMTACIHGHGGTVDKFIGDAIMAFWNAPRPDPDHAEHACLAALGCLSVNRAINDACLAAGMPPMPTRFGLHLGEVVVGNVGSSDRMQYTALGSHVNLASRIEGLNKVYGTSILVTGAVEQAVRGRFLFRPVDLAVPSGLSAPIELFELVGALDPHSAFARPPETHDLCRQWHVAVSLYRGRRWSAALELLQPLAGEPEVAALARLYIARCERLIADPPGDGWDPAEHFKTK, from the coding sequence ATGTCCCAAACCCCGTACCGGATACGCCTGCGCGTGGGGATCGCGCTGGCCTTCCTGCTGACGACGGTGCCGCTGATCGCGGTGATGCTCAGCTACCTCCACCACGAGAACTCCCGCACGGCGCTGGAGGTGGCGTCGCAGTCCATCGCGCGCACCACCCAGACGGTCACCAACGACCTGAACGGTCTGGTCAGCCCGGTGGCCCGCGTCGCCGAGGCGATGGCCGGATTCGGACGGATCGACCGGAACGGGCTGCGCCGCATCGAATCGCTGCGCTACTTCTCCGATGCCCTGGCCACCCTGCCGCAGCTCGCCTCCCTCTATGTCGGCTTCGCCGGCGACGGGGCCTTCTTCCAGATGGCGCGGCTGGCCCCCGACGGCGGGCGCTTCGGCCCCGCCACTCCGCCGCCGGGCAGCGCGCTCGCCCTGCGCATGCAGGATTCCAGCTCGGGCCGGTTCGCCGACTCCTATTTCTATCTGCGCTCCTGGGGACAGGTCACCGGCGTGGAGCGGACGGAGGCGACGGAGGACCCGCGCACCGCCCCATGGTATGTGGCGGCGCAGAAGGCGGGGACGGCGGTGATGTCCGACGCCTTCGTCCTGCCGGCGACCCGGCGCCCGGTGGTCACCGTCTCCTACCGGATGGCCACCGACGACGGGGTGCCCATCGGCACCATCGGGGCCGACGTCTCGCTGGACAGGCTGGCGGCCCGGCTGGACGCCCTGCGCATCGGGCCGTCCGGCGCGGTGTTCGTGATCGACGGCAACGGGCGGGTGATCTGCCACAACCGGTCCGACCTGCTGGTCGGCGGCGACGGCGCGGCGGCGGCGCTCCACACCACCGCGTCCTTCCCCGATCCGGTGGTGGCCGAGGCGGTGGAGCGCCGCGCCGGCGGGGCCGGCGACCGCTTCATCGCCCCGCTGGGACCGCTGGGCCGCGACTACATCGTCGAGTTCGCGACCCTGACCGACGGGATCGGCGGCGGCTGGACCGTCGGCGTGGCGGTGGAGGTGGACGAGTTCGTCGGCTCCATCCGCCGCGCCACCTACCGCATCGTCGTGATCGGCGCCGGGCTGCTGGCGGTGTCGGTTCTGCTGCTGCTCTGGCTGTCGCACCGGCTGACCCGCCCGATGCAGGACATCGTGTCGGAGACCAATCGCATCCGCCATTTCGACCTGAACGGCCGCTTCGCCGTCCGCACCCGCGTGCAGGAGGTGGCGGAGCTGGCCGGCGCCGTGGAGGCCATGAAGGGCGGCCTGCGCCGCTTCGGCGCCTATGTGCCCAAGGCGCTGGTGCGCGACATCATCGTCACCGGCGACGGCGGCGAGCTGGGCGGCGAGACGCGCCCCCTCAGCATCCTGTTCAGCGACATCGCCGGCTTCACCGCGACCAGCGAAGCCATGCCGCCGCAGCAGGTTCTGGACCGGCTGACCACCTATTTCGAGCGGATGACCGCCTGCATCCACGGCCATGGCGGCACGGTGGACAAGTTCATCGGCGACGCCATCATGGCCTTCTGGAACGCCCCGCGCCCCGACCCGGACCACGCGGAGCACGCCTGCCTCGCCGCGCTCGGCTGCCTGTCGGTCAACCGCGCCATCAACGACGCCTGCCTCGCCGCCGGCATGCCGCCGATGCCGACCCGCTTCGGCCTGCATCTGGGGGAGGTGGTGGTGGGCAACGTCGGCTCCTCCGACCGCATGCAGTACACGGCGCTCGGCTCCCACGTGAACCTCGCCTCGCGCATCGAGGGGCTGAACAAGGTCTACGGCACCAGCATCCTGGTCACGGGGGCGGTGGAGCAGGCGGTGCGCGGGCGCTTCCTGTTCCGGCCCGTCGATCTCGCCGTGCCCTCCGGCCTTTCGGCGCCGATCGAGCTGTTCGAGCTGGTCGGCGCGCTCGACCCGCATTCGGCCTTCGCCCGCCCGCCGGAGACCCACGACCTGTGCCGCCAGTGGCACGTCGCCGTCTCGCTCTACCGCGGCCGGCGCTGGTCGGCCGCCCTGGAGCTTCTCCAGCCCCTGGCCGGGGAGCCGGAAGTGGCGGCGCTGGCCCGGCTCTACATCGCGCGCTGCGAGCGGCTGATCGCCGACCCGCCCGGCGACGGCTGGGACCCCGCCGAGCATTTCAAGACCAAGTAG
- a CDS encoding N-acetyltransferase: protein MTGLRFAPLTPDTLGAVLALQREACGPLMHPLSESELSDMLAGPRIGHGVVLGALAGGALAAFLAVQFPGRATHNLGRDYGLRDGDLDRALHFTGILVHPDRRGQGLHRRLIETAAQGVLPPGRHRYWFATVRPENTASVRGMLSVGMRVFARKPKHDGHDRLLFVRDLSAPAGG from the coding sequence ATGACCGGCCTGCGCTTCGCCCCGCTGACCCCGGACACCCTGGGCGCCGTCCTGGCGCTGCAGCGGGAGGCCTGCGGCCCGCTGATGCACCCGCTCAGCGAGTCCGAGCTGTCGGACATGCTGGCCGGCCCGCGGATCGGGCATGGGGTGGTGCTCGGCGCGCTGGCCGGCGGCGCGCTCGCCGCCTTCCTCGCCGTGCAGTTTCCCGGCCGGGCCACCCACAATCTGGGCCGGGATTACGGCCTTCGGGACGGGGACCTCGACCGGGCCCTGCATTTCACCGGAATCCTGGTGCATCCGGACCGGCGTGGGCAGGGTCTGCACCGGCGCCTGATCGAAACCGCCGCGCAGGGGGTCCTGCCGCCGGGCCGGCACCGCTACTGGTTCGCCACCGTCCGGCCCGAGAACACCGCCAGCGTGCGCGGGATGCTGTCGGTCGGCATGCGCGTCTTCGCGCGCAAGCCCAAGCACGACGGGCACGACCGCCTCCTCTTCGTGCGCGACCTGTCCGCCCCGGCCGGCGGCTGA
- a CDS encoding patatin-like phospholipase family protein, translated as MPDQTMPAPAVQPASRKGAKPINLALQGGGAHGSFTWGVIDRILEDGRLTIDGIVGTSAGAMNCAVTAYGLTIGGHEGARSKLREFWRRISDEAKKGPLQPTPLDKMFSKGNMDFSPLWQMFDALSRMMSPYELNPMNMNPLRDVLSDVVDFKRLRKAPACKTFIAATDVCAGRLKVFGPKDISVDAVLASACLPFLFQAVQVGNAFYWDGGYSGNPPLFPLIDQCDSRDILIVQINPVRVPVPPRTAREIMDRVNTLSFNSSMMRELRVVDFVSKLIDSGELSPDKHKKMHIHTVDAEEVVEKLGVTSKLNADWDFLTYMFETGRHKAEEFLDQHFDKIGRESSTDISAKFLA; from the coding sequence ATGCCCGACCAGACCATGCCCGCCCCCGCCGTCCAGCCCGCCAGCCGGAAGGGCGCCAAGCCGATCAACCTCGCGCTGCAGGGGGGCGGCGCCCACGGCTCCTTCACCTGGGGCGTGATCGACCGCATCCTGGAGGACGGGCGCCTGACCATCGACGGCATCGTCGGGACCAGCGCCGGGGCCATGAACTGCGCCGTCACCGCCTATGGCCTGACCATCGGCGGCCACGAAGGGGCGCGGAGCAAGCTGCGCGAATTCTGGCGCCGCATCTCCGACGAGGCGAAGAAGGGGCCGCTCCAGCCGACCCCGCTCGACAAGATGTTCAGCAAGGGGAACATGGACTTCTCCCCGCTCTGGCAGATGTTCGACGCGCTGTCGCGCATGATGTCGCCGTACGAGCTGAACCCGATGAACATGAACCCGCTGCGCGACGTGCTGTCGGACGTGGTGGACTTCAAGCGGCTGCGCAAGGCGCCGGCCTGCAAGACCTTCATCGCGGCGACCGACGTCTGCGCCGGCCGGCTGAAGGTGTTCGGCCCCAAGGACATCTCGGTGGACGCGGTCCTCGCCTCGGCCTGCCTGCCCTTCCTGTTCCAGGCGGTGCAGGTCGGCAACGCCTTCTACTGGGACGGCGGCTATTCCGGCAACCCGCCGCTGTTCCCGCTGATCGACCAGTGCGACAGCCGCGACATCCTGATCGTCCAGATCAACCCGGTCCGCGTGCCGGTGCCGCCGCGCACCGCCCGCGAGATCATGGACCGCGTCAACACCCTCAGCTTCAACTCCAGCATGATGCGCGAGCTGCGCGTCGTCGACTTCGTCTCCAAGCTGATCGATTCCGGCGAGCTGAGCCCGGACAAGCACAAGAAGATGCACATCCACACCGTGGATGCCGAAGAGGTGGTGGAGAAGCTGGGCGTCACCAGCAAGCTGAACGCCGACTGGGACTTCCTGACCTACATGTTCGAAACGGGCCGCCACAAGGCCGAGGAGTTCCTGGATCAGCACTTCGACAAGATCGGCAGGGAATCCTCGACCGACATCAGCGCGAAGTTCCTTGCATGA